Proteins from one Magnetococcales bacterium genomic window:
- a CDS encoding rhodanese-like domain-containing protein — MLKNAQHRAVLTSSTGGDGTLPKGFPKGLVFLCSLLILLTFLLLPDSSAFAAEESDYPVKITAKMPFVDLPGCDGGKNFRLEREQDIDNQVDFDFSYTSRKCPPYCVQPMTLSPGVETIGELEMIHYLKKMAQEDGSLLVIDSRTDFWLAKGMIPCAISIPWTDLHYRKADKEKLMDILEFQFGVVKEEDLLNFENAKTLVFYCNGYWCGQSPTNIRSLLMLGYPAHKLKWYRGGMQAWSSLGFDTIPHPDMQKEE, encoded by the coding sequence ATGCTCAAAAACGCCCAGCACCGAGCCGTTTTGACCTCTTCCACAGGGGGTGACGGTACTCTTCCCAAGGGCTTTCCCAAGGGACTGGTTTTCCTCTGTTCCCTGTTGATCCTCCTCACCTTTCTGCTGCTTCCCGACTCTTCTGCTTTTGCCGCTGAAGAGAGCGATTATCCAGTTAAAATTACGGCCAAAATGCCATTCGTGGATCTGCCCGGATGTGATGGTGGTAAAAATTTTCGTCTGGAGCGGGAGCAGGATATCGACAATCAGGTCGATTTTGATTTTTCCTACACCTCCCGCAAGTGCCCTCCCTATTGCGTTCAGCCCATGACCCTGAGTCCCGGGGTGGAGACCATTGGTGAGTTGGAGATGATCCACTATCTGAAAAAGATGGCCCAGGAGGACGGTTCTCTTCTGGTGATCGACTCCCGTACCGATTTTTGGTTGGCCAAAGGGATGATTCCCTGTGCCATTTCCATCCCCTGGACCGACCTTCACTATCGCAAGGCCGACAAGGAAAAGTTGATGGATATCCTCGAATTTCAGTTCGGGGTGGTGAAGGAGGAGGATCTGCTCAACTTTGAAAATGCCAAGACCCTGGTTTTTTATTGCAACGGCTATTGGTGTGGCCAATCTCCCACCAACATCCGCTCTCTTTTAATGTTGGGCTACCCGGCCCACAAGCTCAAATGGTATCGGGGGGGCATGCAGGCTTGGTCATCTTTGGGGTTTGATACGATTCCCCATCCTGACATGCAAAAGGAAGAGTGA